ATGGCGATCAGCATGGATGTCTCCGGCATATATTGGTCCCCCCATTTCCACCCCGGCACGCTGGCACCGGCCCCGCGCGCTGTAAAGCCTCAATGCCGCTTGCGGATGTTGCGCACCACCAACCACACGATTGCCACCACCACCGGCGTCGCCACGGCGCTCACCATCGTTTTCTCGAAATGCGCCGTCTTGGCCAGCGGATAAAGCGCGTAGCTCACCAGATTAACCGCGTAATATGAAATCGCCACCACCGACAGCCCCTCGACCGTGCGTTGCAACCGTAACTGCAAATCCGCCCGCCGGTCCATGCTCTCCAACAGCGCCTGATTTTGCGCGCTGCGTTCCACGTCAACGCGGGTGCGCAGGAATTCCCCGGCACGCGCCGCCCGGGTTTGCGTTGTTTCCAGCCGTGCACGCGTCGCCGCCACCGTGCGCAGCGCTGGCACAAAGCGCCGCAGCATGAACTCAGCAAAGCTCTGTCGTCCGATGAAGCGCGTCTCGCCGGGCACCGCCACACGCTCCTGCACCAACTGGCCATAGGCCGCCGTGGCGCTGAACCGAAACGCGGTTCGCGCCGCCAGTTCCTCCAACCCCGCCGAGACGCCCAGCAACCCGTCCAGCGTCTCTTCTGCCGGTTGACCGTCCTTCTCCATCTCACCCACCAACGCGCCGAGCTGCGCCTCGATCCGTGCCAATTCAGGCGAAATCGCCCGCGCACGGGCAAGCCCCAGCAAGGCAAGCGCCTTGTAGGCCTCGATCTCACAAAGCCGCTGCACGATCCGCCCAACCCGCCGCTGGCCCACGCCCGCTTGCGTAAAAACCGCAAAGCGCAGATGCCCAGCCGGATCAATCCGAAAATCCCCCGCCATTACCGCCGCATCCTCAAGCACCCGGCTCGCGGCAAGGCTCTCGGGCACGAACCAGTCCGACAGCGCCGCCACCATCGCCCTGTCCGCGCCCATC
This is a stretch of genomic DNA from Aquicoccus sp. G2-2. It encodes these proteins:
- a CDS encoding DUF3422 domain-containing protein, encoding MQDHPLRYELANEMHARPFMAVAVPSTAVFLALKREGDAAGRDRAADMAHLCALLDRFDAPRPKPGATHYFGQIGRHWLKWESHTEIVTYTAFCSGLSPRPFDPADFEVFPDDWLKQAPGKRLTSALIRVEEMGADRAMVAALSDWFVPESLAASRVLEDAAVMAGDFRIDPAGHLRFAVFTQAGVGQRRVGRIVQRLCEIEAYKALALLGLARARAISPELARIEAQLGALVGEMEKDGQPAEETLDGLLGVSAGLEELAARTAFRFSATAAYGQLVQERVAVPGETRFIGRQSFAEFMLRRFVPALRTVAATRARLETTQTRAARAGEFLRTRVDVERSAQNQALLESMDRRADLQLRLQRTVEGLSVVAISYYAVNLVSYALYPLAKTAHFEKTMVSAVATPVVVAIVWLVVRNIRKRH